Proteins from one Desmodus rotundus isolate HL8 chromosome 9, HLdesRot8A.1, whole genome shotgun sequence genomic window:
- the LOC112312269 gene encoding zinc finger protein 77 isoform X2 → MNSVVFADVAVNFTQEEWALLDGAQRKLYRDVMLETFRNLASVASCTQVKSSASSPWREALETELCSEDNVVRFTRNGSCSVSGERWTFHDVGDQGRRWSHVLGAPCERDEAHPCGDTPNQVTDLPVEEGHPPGVKPHESAKCGKARPSQPRSPTGHEPHPCEECGRARTCVSGAGPHGEPERVDKPCHCQHPGRGSERHVKSLSHKTSIACQKCVNAFTRHASFRGHLRGHCGQKIHTCKVCGKAFMFGCHLRRHARTHTGEKPYECKECGKGFSCNSYLREHVRTHTGEKPYACEHCGKAFRFYSYLREHGRTHTGDRPYECQQCGKAFRHLSSLQSHVRTHTGEKPYACKECGRSFRCPKYFRKHVKTHSGRKRYECAECGKAFDYSSSLREHVRTHSEEKPYECVECGKAFRCPSSLQRHARMHTGEKPYECQKCGEAFRHHASLRRHGRTHTG, encoded by the exons AACTCAGTGGTCTTTGCGGATGTGGCTGTGAACTTCACTCAGGAGGAGTGGGCTCTGCTGGACGGTGCTCAGAGGAAGCTCTACAGAGATGTGATGCTGGAGACCTTCAGGAACCTGGCCTCCGTGG CTTCTTGCACTCAAGTCAAAAGCAGTGCATCAAGCCCTTGGCGGGAAGCCTTGGAGACTGAACTATGCAGTGAAGACAACGTAGTAAGATTCACAAGAAACGGTTCCTGCTCTGTTTCTGGAGAACGCTGGACATTTCATGACGTTGGAGACCAGGGCAGGCGTTGGAG TCACGTGCTGGGGGCTCCCTGTGAGAGGGATGAAGCTCATCCATGCGGAGACACCCCGAACCAGGTCACAGATCTCCCTGTGGAGGAGGGACATCCGCCCGGAGTTAAACCCCATGAGAGCGCTAAGTGTGGAAAAGCCCGCCCGAGTCAGCCAAGGTCTCCCACTGGACATGAACCTCATCCCTGTGAGGAATGCGGACGAGCCCGCACGTGTGTCTCGGGTGCAGGCCCCCACGGGGAACCAGAGCGTGTGGACAAACCCTGTCACTGTCAGCACCCTGGGAGAGGGTCTGAGAGACACGTGAAGAGCCTCAGTCATAAAACCTCCATCGCATGTCAGAAATGTGTAAACGCCTTCACTCGCCACGCCTCCTTTCGGGGACATTTGAGAGGTCACTGTGGACAGAAAATCCACACGTGTAAAGTGTGCGGGAAAGCCTTTATGTTTGGGTGCCACCTTAGACGGCATGCAAGAAcgcacactggagagaagccctacgAGTGTAAGGAGTGTGGGAAAGGCTTCAGCTGTAACTCCTACCTGCGGGAACACGTGAGGACTCACACCGGGGAGAAACCCTATGCGTGTGAGCACTGTGGGAAAGCCTTCCGATTTTACTCCTACCTTCGAGAACACGGGAGGACGCACACGGGAGATAGACCTTATGAATGTCAGCAGTGTGGCAAAGCCTTCCGGCACCTGTCCTCCCTGCAGTCCCACGTGAGGACGCACACCGGGGAGAAACCCTATGCGTGTAAGGAATGTGGGAGGAGTTTCCGCTGTCCCAAGTACTTTAGGAAGCACGTGAAAACACACAGTGGAAGGAAACGCTATGAGTGTGcggagtgtgggaaagccttcgaTTACTCCTCGTCCCTTCGGGAGCACGTGAGAACACACAGCGAAGAGAAGCCCTACGAATGTGTGGAGTGTGGGAAGGCGTTCAGGTGTCCCTCGTCCCTGCAGAGGCACGCCCGGATGCACACCGGGGAGAAACCCTACGAATGTCAGAAGTGTGGCGAAGCCTTCCGGCATCACGCGTCCCTGCGAAGACACGGGAGGACTCACACTGGGTAG
- the LOC112312269 gene encoding zinc finger protein 77 isoform X1 codes for MNSVVFADVAVNFTQEEWALLDGAQRKLYRDVMLETFRNLASVASCTQVKSSASSPWREALETELCSEDNVVRFTRNGSCSVSGERWTFHDVGDQGRRWRSHVLGAPCERDEAHPCGDTPNQVTDLPVEEGHPPGVKPHESAKCGKARPSQPRSPTGHEPHPCEECGRARTCVSGAGPHGEPERVDKPCHCQHPGRGSERHVKSLSHKTSIACQKCVNAFTRHASFRGHLRGHCGQKIHTCKVCGKAFMFGCHLRRHARTHTGEKPYECKECGKGFSCNSYLREHVRTHTGEKPYACEHCGKAFRFYSYLREHGRTHTGDRPYECQQCGKAFRHLSSLQSHVRTHTGEKPYACKECGRSFRCPKYFRKHVKTHSGRKRYECAECGKAFDYSSSLREHVRTHSEEKPYECVECGKAFRCPSSLQRHARMHTGEKPYECQKCGEAFRHHASLRRHGRTHTG; via the exons AACTCAGTGGTCTTTGCGGATGTGGCTGTGAACTTCACTCAGGAGGAGTGGGCTCTGCTGGACGGTGCTCAGAGGAAGCTCTACAGAGATGTGATGCTGGAGACCTTCAGGAACCTGGCCTCCGTGG CTTCTTGCACTCAAGTCAAAAGCAGTGCATCAAGCCCTTGGCGGGAAGCCTTGGAGACTGAACTATGCAGTGAAGACAACGTAGTAAGATTCACAAGAAACGGTTCCTGCTCTGTTTCTGGAGAACGCTGGACATTTCATGACGTTGGAGACCAGGGCAGGCGTTGGAG AAGTCACGTGCTGGGGGCTCCCTGTGAGAGGGATGAAGCTCATCCATGCGGAGACACCCCGAACCAGGTCACAGATCTCCCTGTGGAGGAGGGACATCCGCCCGGAGTTAAACCCCATGAGAGCGCTAAGTGTGGAAAAGCCCGCCCGAGTCAGCCAAGGTCTCCCACTGGACATGAACCTCATCCCTGTGAGGAATGCGGACGAGCCCGCACGTGTGTCTCGGGTGCAGGCCCCCACGGGGAACCAGAGCGTGTGGACAAACCCTGTCACTGTCAGCACCCTGGGAGAGGGTCTGAGAGACACGTGAAGAGCCTCAGTCATAAAACCTCCATCGCATGTCAGAAATGTGTAAACGCCTTCACTCGCCACGCCTCCTTTCGGGGACATTTGAGAGGTCACTGTGGACAGAAAATCCACACGTGTAAAGTGTGCGGGAAAGCCTTTATGTTTGGGTGCCACCTTAGACGGCATGCAAGAAcgcacactggagagaagccctacgAGTGTAAGGAGTGTGGGAAAGGCTTCAGCTGTAACTCCTACCTGCGGGAACACGTGAGGACTCACACCGGGGAGAAACCCTATGCGTGTGAGCACTGTGGGAAAGCCTTCCGATTTTACTCCTACCTTCGAGAACACGGGAGGACGCACACGGGAGATAGACCTTATGAATGTCAGCAGTGTGGCAAAGCCTTCCGGCACCTGTCCTCCCTGCAGTCCCACGTGAGGACGCACACCGGGGAGAAACCCTATGCGTGTAAGGAATGTGGGAGGAGTTTCCGCTGTCCCAAGTACTTTAGGAAGCACGTGAAAACACACAGTGGAAGGAAACGCTATGAGTGTGcggagtgtgggaaagccttcgaTTACTCCTCGTCCCTTCGGGAGCACGTGAGAACACACAGCGAAGAGAAGCCCTACGAATGTGTGGAGTGTGGGAAGGCGTTCAGGTGTCCCTCGTCCCTGCAGAGGCACGCCCGGATGCACACCGGGGAGAAACCCTACGAATGTCAGAAGTGTGGCGAAGCCTTCCGGCATCACGCGTCCCTGCGAAGACACGGGAGGACTCACACTGGGTAG